A portion of the Vibrio coralliirubri genome contains these proteins:
- a CDS encoding N-acetylglucosamine kinase, whose translation MTLYYVGIDGGGTSCRARIRDDQGKLIGEAKSGSANILLGVDVAMSSIIDAITKAAQQGQLNSNDFSNMHVGLALAGAEQKSAWFDFMSQPHPFASMTLNTDAYGACIGAHNGQNGAIMIGGTGSCGIYLKDGEQHVVGGREFPISDQGGGAVMGLRLIQQVLLAEDGIRSKTPLTLHVMNHFNNDVDAIVEWSKGAIPKDYGQFSPVIFQLANEGDELAIDMLKQTAADIEMFVLALHRKGADKVCLMGSIAERILNWLSPPVQQWIVKPQFDAIEGALMFAGKPQHNLYQQA comes from the coding sequence ATGACTCTTTACTACGTCGGCATTGATGGTGGTGGTACTTCTTGTCGTGCTCGTATTCGTGACGACCAAGGCAAATTGATTGGTGAAGCGAAAAGTGGCAGTGCCAACATCCTTTTGGGTGTTGATGTTGCGATGAGCTCAATTATTGATGCCATCACAAAAGCGGCACAACAAGGGCAACTTAACTCTAACGATTTTTCAAATATGCATGTTGGCCTAGCACTGGCTGGTGCTGAGCAAAAATCAGCATGGTTCGACTTCATGTCACAACCGCACCCTTTCGCAAGCATGACACTAAATACCGACGCTTATGGCGCTTGCATTGGTGCTCACAATGGCCAAAACGGCGCAATCATGATTGGTGGTACGGGTTCTTGCGGTATCTACCTAAAAGACGGCGAGCAACATGTGGTTGGCGGTCGTGAATTTCCGATTTCAGATCAAGGCGGAGGCGCAGTGATGGGCCTTCGTTTGATTCAACAAGTCTTGCTTGCAGAAGACGGTATTCGCAGCAAAACCCCACTGACTCTACATGTGATGAATCACTTTAATAATGATGTGGATGCCATTGTCGAATGGTCAAAAGGCGCGATTCCAAAGGATTACGGTCAATTCTCACCAGTGATTTTTCAACTCGCTAACGAAGGTGACGAACTGGCTATCGATATGCTCAAGCAAACCGCGGCTGATATCGAAATGTTTGTCTTAGCACTGCATCGAAAAGGCGCTGACAAGGTGTGCTTAATGGGAAGTATCGCTGAGCGTATTCTCAACTGGCTATCACCACCAGTACAACAATGGATCGTAAAACCTCAATTCGACGCTATTGAAGGCGCATTGATGTTTGCCGGAAAACCACAACACAACTTGTATCAACAGGCTTAG
- a CDS encoding glycoside hydrolase family 9 protein — protein sequence MLLLTNHIGYESTGPKQAILQTKKARLSSTTALLVCADNHMTVGSFDVVKQGRVANWHQGQFFTIDFSSVTESGRYYLRFDNLRSEVFEIGSNLLMNHTFSDVLHYFKSQRCGGIFDKKDRQAQILDTDRYVDVHGGWYDASGDVSKYFSHLSYGNYLNPQQIPMVVWNMLKSVRLTSHNPDFPKFSMTRLTEEALFGADFLVRMQDADGYFYMTVFDKWSKDINQRDICAYATQEGHKSTDLQAGYRQGAGVAIAALAAASELEISGSYSSHTYLETAVKGYWHLKEYNLQYLNDGEENIIDEYCALLAANELYRVTQDQQYLTEARTWATRLISRQQSDDSFEHFWSANSDGSRPYFHAAEAGLPVITLCEYIDNESDAELKEQARTVVEQACQFEINITDKVTNPFGYPRQYVKSVDGDKRDAFFVAQQNETGYWWQGENARLGSLATMAYLVQPHINDSELQERLIQLSQNSLDWILGLNPYHMCMLDGHGHNNPDYLPQLGFFNAKGGICNGITAGFEDEQDIAFNPPAQKDDMLQNWRWGEQWIPHGAWFLLATAAQFSFLAQRKEQ from the coding sequence ATGCTGTTATTGACCAACCATATTGGCTATGAGTCCACAGGCCCCAAGCAAGCTATCCTACAAACTAAGAAAGCTCGCCTCTCTAGCACAACGGCTCTACTCGTTTGTGCAGATAACCATATGACTGTCGGAAGTTTTGATGTGGTTAAACAAGGTCGCGTAGCAAATTGGCATCAAGGGCAATTCTTCACTATCGATTTCAGTTCAGTCACTGAATCTGGTCGCTACTACCTGCGCTTTGACAACCTGCGCTCTGAAGTATTTGAGATTGGTAGCAACCTATTAATGAACCACACATTTTCTGATGTGCTTCATTACTTTAAGTCACAACGCTGTGGCGGTATTTTCGACAAAAAGGATCGACAAGCACAAATTCTAGATACCGACCGATACGTTGATGTCCACGGTGGATGGTATGACGCATCAGGTGATGTCAGTAAGTATTTTAGCCACTTGTCTTATGGTAACTACCTCAATCCACAACAAATTCCAATGGTCGTTTGGAACATGCTAAAAAGCGTACGCTTGACTAGCCATAACCCAGACTTCCCAAAATTCTCCATGACTCGTCTAACGGAAGAGGCTCTGTTCGGTGCCGACTTCTTAGTACGTATGCAAGACGCTGATGGATACTTCTATATGACGGTATTCGATAAATGGAGCAAAGATATCAACCAGCGCGATATCTGTGCTTATGCGACTCAAGAAGGTCATAAATCAACGGACTTACAAGCGGGCTACCGACAAGGTGCAGGTGTTGCTATCGCAGCATTAGCCGCAGCTTCTGAGCTTGAAATCTCTGGCAGCTACTCGAGCCACACATACCTTGAAACGGCTGTTAAGGGTTACTGGCACCTAAAAGAGTACAACCTCCAGTATCTAAACGATGGTGAAGAGAACATCATCGATGAGTATTGCGCCCTACTCGCAGCCAATGAGCTGTATCGCGTAACTCAAGATCAGCAATACTTAACAGAAGCCCGAACTTGGGCGACTCGTTTAATCTCTCGTCAGCAATCCGATGATTCATTTGAGCACTTCTGGTCTGCAAACTCTGATGGCTCTCGCCCATATTTTCATGCAGCAGAAGCCGGCCTTCCGGTGATTACACTATGCGAATACATCGACAACGAAAGCGATGCTGAATTAAAAGAACAGGCTCGCACAGTTGTTGAACAAGCTTGTCAGTTCGAAATCAACATCACCGACAAAGTCACCAACCCATTCGGCTACCCAAGACAGTACGTTAAATCTGTCGATGGTGATAAACGTGATGCCTTCTTCGTCGCTCAACAGAACGAAACTGGTTATTGGTGGCAAGGCGAGAACGCACGCCTTGGCTCACTCGCAACCATGGCTTACCTAGTTCAACCGCACATTAACGATAGCGAACTTCAAGAGCGCTTAATCCAGCTTTCACAAAATAGCCTTGATTGGATCTTGGGCCTCAACCCATACCACATGTGCATGCTCGATGGTCATGGCCATAACAACCCAGACTACCTGCCTCAGCTTGGTTTCTTCAATGCGAAAGGCGGTATTTGTAATGGCATCACGGCTGGTTTTGAAGATGAACAAGACATTGCGTTCAACCCTCCAGCACAAAAAGATGACATGCTTCAAAACTGGCGCTGGGGCGAACAATGGATCCCTCACGGCGCTTGGTTCCTATTAGCCACAGCGGCACAGTTCAGCTTCCTAGCTCAGCGTAAGGAGCAATAA
- a CDS encoding ABC transporter ATP-binding protein: protein MSKDFGQLLVEGKNVVKDFPISSTTIQTPMMRAINDVSFKMYKSRGLAVVGESGSGKSTTAKMIAKMYAPSGGTIEYKGRDIQEISSRKDLMHYREGVQMVWQDPFGSLNPTHNIFHHIARPLLIHKKVSPGNKRELEERVYDLLEQVGLIPPKETAKKYPHQLSGGQRQRVNLARNIAVGAEVVLADEPTSMLDVSIRAGVLNLMEEMKFEKQMSLLYITHDIATARYIAEDLSVMYVGHMVEWGDTDDVIANPQHPYTQLLVSAVPDPKKSIHEQLAGNKGEIPLWTPVSAGCPFAGRCTHAMDKCKEQLPGVTQLADNHFVRCYLHES, encoded by the coding sequence ATGAGCAAAGATTTCGGTCAATTATTGGTAGAAGGCAAGAATGTTGTAAAAGACTTCCCAATAAGCAGTACCACCATTCAAACCCCAATGATGCGTGCAATCAACGACGTGTCATTCAAGATGTACAAAAGCCGCGGCCTAGCAGTGGTTGGTGAGTCTGGTTCAGGCAAATCAACAACCGCAAAAATGATCGCAAAAATGTACGCACCTTCGGGCGGCACGATCGAATACAAAGGTCGTGATATTCAAGAGATCTCAAGCAGAAAAGATCTTATGCACTACCGTGAAGGCGTGCAGATGGTATGGCAAGACCCGTTTGGTTCATTAAACCCAACGCACAATATCTTCCACCACATTGCTCGACCACTGTTGATCCACAAGAAAGTATCTCCGGGCAACAAGAGAGAACTAGAAGAACGTGTTTACGATCTTTTAGAGCAAGTTGGTCTCATTCCGCCAAAAGAGACGGCGAAAAAGTACCCTCACCAACTGTCTGGTGGTCAGCGTCAACGTGTCAACCTAGCCCGCAACATCGCGGTAGGTGCAGAAGTTGTATTAGCCGATGAGCCAACGTCAATGCTTGATGTATCGATTCGTGCCGGTGTTTTGAACCTGATGGAAGAGATGAAGTTCGAGAAGCAAATGTCTCTGCTTTACATCACTCACGATATCGCAACCGCTCGTTACATCGCTGAAGATCTTTCAGTGATGTACGTGGGACACATGGTTGAATGGGGCGATACCGATGACGTAATTGCTAACCCTCAGCACCCATACACGCAATTGCTTGTTTCTGCTGTTCCAGATCCTAAGAAGTCGATCCACGAGCAACTTGCTGGCAACAAAGGGGAGATTCCTCTGTGGACACCAGTATCAGCAGGCTGCCCATTTGCAGGTCGTTGTACTCATGCAATGGACAAGTGTAAAGAGCAGCTACCAGGGGTTACACAGCTCGCTGATAACCACTTTGTGCGCTGTTACCTACACGAAAGCTAA
- a CDS encoding ABC transporter ATP-binding protein: MSEPLISIRNLCVDYITESGDVRACNNVSFDIAPGEVFGLAGESGCGKSTVAFSLMRLHKPPAYISGGEVIFNGENILEYSDDRMQSFRWSEMSMVFQSAMNALNPVLPMEEQFCDVIMRHTNMTREQAKQRAEGLLEIVDIHPSRLSDYPHQFSGGMRQRLVIAIALALNPKLIIMDEPTTALDVVVQREILQKIYALKEEFGFSILFITHDLSLMVEFSDRIGIMYSGELIEVANSQDILENPYHPYTKGLGSSFPPLTGPKTKLAGIPGNPLNLLEIPEGCRFQARCDRVHETCTKVPTKLRSIDPGHLSNCHLYGDPIVQRKL, from the coding sequence ATGTCTGAACCACTAATTTCTATCCGCAACTTATGCGTGGATTACATCACAGAGTCTGGCGATGTTCGTGCGTGTAACAACGTAAGTTTCGACATCGCTCCAGGTGAAGTCTTCGGCCTAGCTGGTGAATCTGGCTGTGGTAAATCAACCGTCGCTTTCTCTCTTATGCGTCTTCATAAGCCGCCCGCTTACATCAGTGGTGGTGAGGTTATCTTCAACGGTGAGAACATCCTTGAATACAGCGATGACCGTATGCAGTCGTTCCGTTGGAGCGAGATGTCGATGGTATTCCAGAGCGCGATGAACGCACTCAACCCAGTACTACCGATGGAAGAGCAGTTCTGTGACGTAATCATGCGTCACACCAACATGACTCGCGAGCAAGCTAAGCAACGCGCTGAAGGTCTACTTGAAATCGTCGATATTCACCCGAGCCGATTGAGTGATTACCCTCACCAATTCTCTGGCGGCATGCGTCAGCGCTTGGTTATTGCTATCGCGTTAGCACTGAATCCAAAGCTGATCATTATGGATGAGCCGACAACCGCACTTGATGTGGTTGTGCAACGCGAAATCCTACAAAAGATCTATGCACTGAAAGAAGAGTTTGGCTTCTCGATTCTGTTCATCACCCATGACTTGTCATTAATGGTCGAGTTCTCTGACCGCATCGGCATCATGTACTCAGGTGAGCTAATCGAAGTTGCTAACTCTCAAGATATTCTAGAAAACCCTTACCACCCTTACACCAAAGGGCTGGGAAGTTCTTTCCCTCCACTGACAGGGCCAAAGACAAAACTAGCAGGTATCCCAGGTAACCCTCTGAACCTGTTAGAGATCCCTGAAGGGTGTCGTTTCCAAGCTCGTTGTGACCGTGTACATGAAACGTGTACCAAGGTGCCAACCAAGCTGCGTTCTATCGACCCGGGACATTTGTCTAACTGTCACCTGTACGGTGACCCAATAGTACAAAGGAAGCTATAG
- a CDS encoding ABC transporter permease, with amino-acid sequence MKDFLKLIWRNPMALTGVIILSIFILGAIAAPLITKHVPDKRTGNPHEYPGFVVKSAQTNPDGWVAQNLADDRRTLIMSKKADHVLGTTRMGRDVWSQVVYGARVSLAVGFGAGLTVCLLATVIGVSAGYFGGRVDDVLTAAMNIMLVIPQYPLLFVVAAFIGEAGPLTITLVIGFMSWAWGARVVRSQTLALREKEFVKAAEVLGESSFRIIFVEILPNLISIVGASFIGSVMYAIMMEATISFLGLGDPNTISWGIMLYNVQTSSSMLIGAWWELLAPCIALTLLVTGLALLNFAVDEIANPQLRSHKGMKRWKKLAAQDKEEREPELPPQNALWSGDK; translated from the coding sequence ATGAAAGACTTTCTAAAACTCATTTGGCGTAACCCGATGGCCCTAACAGGCGTCATCATCCTAAGTATCTTTATTCTTGGCGCGATTGCAGCTCCATTGATCACTAAACATGTACCAGACAAGCGTACAGGCAACCCACATGAATACCCTGGTTTCGTAGTGAAGTCTGCACAAACTAACCCTGATGGCTGGGTTGCTCAAAACTTAGCAGACGATCGTCGTACATTGATCATGTCTAAAAAGGCGGACCACGTACTAGGTACAACTCGCATGGGTCGTGACGTTTGGTCTCAAGTAGTATACGGCGCACGCGTATCTCTTGCTGTAGGTTTTGGTGCGGGTCTAACCGTATGTTTACTGGCAACTGTTATTGGTGTTTCTGCAGGTTACTTCGGTGGTCGTGTCGATGACGTTCTAACAGCCGCAATGAACATCATGCTGGTAATCCCTCAATACCCATTACTGTTCGTAGTAGCAGCCTTTATCGGTGAGGCAGGGCCACTCACCATAACCTTGGTTATCGGCTTTATGTCCTGGGCTTGGGGTGCCCGTGTTGTTCGCTCCCAAACCTTAGCACTGCGTGAAAAAGAGTTTGTAAAAGCCGCTGAGGTTTTGGGTGAATCTTCATTCCGCATCATCTTCGTAGAGATTCTGCCAAACCTTATCTCTATCGTTGGCGCAAGCTTCATCGGTTCGGTGATGTACGCAATCATGATGGAAGCAACCATCTCGTTCCTAGGTCTTGGTGACCCGAACACAATCAGCTGGGGCATCATGCTTTACAACGTTCAAACCTCTTCATCAATGCTGATTGGCGCTTGGTGGGAGCTGTTGGCTCCTTGTATCGCACTGACACTACTTGTAACTGGCCTTGCTCTACTTAACTTCGCTGTCGATGAAATTGCTAACCCGCAACTGCGTTCTCACAAGGGTATGAAGCGTTGGAAAAAACTAGCAGCTCAAGACAAAGAAGAACGTGAACCAGAACTACCACCACAAAATGCACTTTGGAGCGGAGATAAATAA
- a CDS encoding ABC transporter permease: protein MGYFLRRLSFYFVALLVAATLNFIIPRAMPGDPVTMMFANASVQVTPERIAAMKELLGFVDGGLLVQYVAYMKNILSWELGTSIQFYPLSVNTLLGGAFGWSLFLAGTAVILSFSIGSILGIFAAWKRGSKYDAFVTPGMLILQAVPQVVIAMIALFTFAIGLKWFPTGYAYTAGTMPDWTSWAFIKDVAYHAFLPLFCASVVQIGGFLVNMRNNMINLLAEDYITMAKGKGLSENRVVFNYAARNAMLPSVTALSMSLGMAIGGQLIIEIIFNYPGLGSVLFNAINARDYQVLQGQLLIMTLFMLFFNLVADMLYVVLDPRLRKGGK, encoded by the coding sequence ATGGGTTATTTTTTAAGACGTTTGTCATTTTATTTTGTCGCGCTATTAGTTGCTGCGACGTTAAACTTTATTATTCCAAGAGCAATGCCTGGTGACCCAGTTACCATGATGTTTGCGAACGCTTCTGTACAAGTTACTCCAGAGCGTATTGCTGCAATGAAAGAACTATTAGGCTTCGTTGATGGCGGTCTACTGGTTCAATACGTAGCGTACATGAAGAACATTCTTAGCTGGGAACTTGGTACATCAATTCAATTCTACCCACTTTCTGTAAACACACTGTTGGGTGGAGCATTCGGTTGGTCGCTTTTCTTAGCCGGCACCGCAGTTATTCTTTCTTTCTCGATTGGTTCAATCCTAGGTATTTTCGCAGCGTGGAAACGCGGCAGTAAGTACGATGCCTTCGTAACTCCAGGGATGCTGATTCTACAAGCCGTTCCTCAAGTTGTTATCGCAATGATTGCACTATTTACCTTTGCAATTGGCTTGAAGTGGTTCCCAACCGGTTATGCCTACACCGCAGGTACTATGCCTGACTGGACAAGCTGGGCATTCATTAAAGATGTCGCTTACCACGCCTTCTTACCACTGTTCTGTGCTTCTGTTGTTCAAATTGGTGGCTTCCTAGTAAACATGCGTAACAACATGATCAACCTACTAGCCGAAGACTACATCACCATGGCGAAAGGCAAAGGCCTGAGCGAAAACCGAGTGGTATTCAACTACGCAGCTCGTAACGCGATGCTACCTAGTGTGACAGCCCTGTCAATGTCGCTAGGTATGGCAATCGGTGGTCAGTTAATTATCGAAATCATCTTTAACTACCCAGGTCTTGGCAGCGTACTTTTCAACGCAATTAACGCTCGTGACTACCAAGTACTGCAAGGTCAGCTGCTTATCATGACGCTATTCATGCTGTTCTTTAACCTAGTTGCAGACATGCTTTACGTTGTTCTTGACCCTCGTCTTCGTAAGGGTGGTAAATAA
- a CDS encoding ABC transporter substrate-binding protein, with protein MLANIKKTAIATAIIATATTGFASVATAAERSELTVHPKEYTTFVRNFNPYLGATNLHTTTDFMYEPLVVFNEMHGNTPVFRLAENFKMSDDLMSVVFDIRKGVKWSDGETFSADDVVFSFNLVKEKPELDQSGINSWVTSVEKLNDNQVKFTLTEANSNVPYEIAKVPVVPKHIWKDVKDPSTFTNENPVGSGPFTEIDTFTAQLYIQCANPNYWDADNLDVDCLRVPQIANNDQFLGKVVNSEMDWTSSFVPDIDRTYAAASPKHHYWYPPAGTQAFIVNFKHPDAAKHEALSNVDFRRAFSMALDRQTIIDIAFYGGGTVNDFASGLGYAFEAWSDEKTHDKYKGFNTYNAEGAKKLLADAGFKDVNKDGFVDTPSGKSFELMIQSPNGWTDFNNTVQLAVEQLNEIGIKAKARTPDFSVYNQAMLEGTYDVAYTNYFHGADPYTYWNSAYNSSLQSGDGMPRFAMHFYKNDKLDGLLNSFYKTADKNEQLDIAHGIQQIIAADQVTIPVMSGAYMYQYNTTRFTGWWNEENPKGRPNIWAGIPERLLHVLDLKPVK; from the coding sequence ATGCTTGCCAATATAAAAAAAACAGCAATAGCAACAGCAATTATTGCAACTGCTACAACAGGTTTTGCATCAGTAGCAACCGCTGCAGAACGCAGTGAACTGACCGTTCACCCGAAAGAGTACACTACATTCGTACGTAACTTTAACCCGTACCTTGGTGCTACTAACCTACATACTACAACTGACTTCATGTATGAGCCGCTAGTAGTATTTAACGAAATGCACGGTAACACTCCAGTGTTCCGTCTAGCTGAAAACTTCAAGATGTCAGATGATCTGATGAGCGTTGTTTTCGACATTCGTAAGGGTGTTAAATGGTCAGACGGAGAAACTTTCTCTGCTGATGATGTTGTTTTTTCTTTCAACCTTGTAAAAGAGAAACCAGAGCTTGACCAATCTGGTATCAACTCTTGGGTAACTTCTGTAGAAAAACTGAACGACAACCAAGTTAAGTTCACACTAACAGAAGCAAACTCAAACGTACCTTACGAGATTGCTAAAGTACCTGTAGTACCTAAGCACATCTGGAAAGACGTTAAAGATCCATCAACGTTTACCAATGAGAACCCGGTAGGTTCTGGTCCATTTACAGAAATCGATACGTTTACAGCACAACTATACATCCAGTGTGCAAACCCGAACTACTGGGATGCAGACAACCTAGATGTTGACTGTCTACGTGTTCCACAAATTGCGAACAACGACCAATTCCTAGGTAAAGTTGTAAACAGTGAAATGGACTGGACGTCTTCTTTTGTTCCAGATATCGATCGTACATACGCAGCAGCTAGCCCTAAACACCACTACTGGTACCCGCCAGCAGGTACACAGGCATTCATCGTTAACTTCAAGCACCCTGATGCTGCGAAGCATGAAGCATTGAGCAACGTTGACTTCCGTCGTGCTTTCTCTATGGCTCTTGACCGTCAAACTATCATCGACATCGCATTCTACGGTGGCGGTACTGTGAACGATTTCGCATCGGGTCTTGGCTACGCGTTTGAAGCTTGGTCTGATGAAAAAACTCACGACAAGTACAAAGGCTTCAACACTTACAACGCTGAAGGCGCGAAGAAGCTTCTTGCTGACGCTGGCTTCAAAGATGTAAACAAAGATGGTTTTGTTGACACTCCATCAGGCAAGTCTTTCGAACTAATGATTCAATCGCCAAACGGCTGGACTGACTTCAACAACACAGTTCAACTAGCGGTAGAACAGCTGAACGAAATCGGTATTAAAGCGAAAGCTCGTACACCTGACTTCTCTGTTTACAACCAAGCAATGCTTGAAGGTACATACGACGTAGCATACACAAACTATTTCCACGGTGCGGATCCATACACGTACTGGAACAGTGCTTACAACTCATCACTACAATCTGGTGATGGTATGCCTCGTTTCGCAATGCACTTCTACAAAAACGACAAGCTAGATGGTCTTCTAAACAGCTTCTACAAAACAGCTGATAAGAACGAGCAGCTAGACATTGCACACGGTATCCAGCAAATCATCGCTGCAGACCAAGTGACAATCCCTGTGATGTCTGGTGCTTACATGTACCAATACAACACAACTCGCTTCACTGGTTGGTGGAACGAAGAAAATCCAAAAGGCCGTCCAAACATTTGGGCTGGTATTCCAGAGCGTCTACTTCATGTACTGGACCTAAAACCAGTTAAATAA